A single region of the Biomaibacter acetigenes genome encodes:
- the hutI gene encoding imidazolonepropionase: MNNFPDLIVKNIGLLATPEGKCAKKGKEQGKIKLIEDAFIAVQGDTITGVGTEEQLKALEKQRNFCYKTQIVDAGGSLVTPGLVDPHTHLIFSGWRQKELSLKLKGMSYLEILKMGGGILNTVKNTRRASLEDLIQNGRTALDRMMTHGTTTCEVKSGYGLNVEDEIKSLEAIRELNKIHPMELVPTFLGAHAVPEEYKGKTGEYVELINKQMIPRVAGEHLAEFCDVFCEQGVFSVDESRKILECGKNHGLIPKVHADEMTSLGGANLAAEVGAISADHLIHAGDEGLCAMAEKSVVAVLLPGTSLFLNESFARARTMIEMGIPVALATDFNPGSCPTESLQLVMNLACMKYRMIPEEVLTAVTLNAASAINMASTIGSIEPGKQADIVIWNAPDLDFIIYHFGVNLVKTVIKKGKFTVNDGQVI, encoded by the coding sequence ATGAATAATTTTCCTGACCTGATAGTAAAAAATATTGGTCTGCTGGCCACGCCTGAGGGAAAATGTGCGAAGAAAGGCAAAGAGCAGGGCAAAATAAAGCTTATAGAAGATGCTTTCATTGCTGTCCAGGGGGATACCATAACTGGTGTGGGGACCGAAGAGCAGCTAAAGGCTCTTGAAAAGCAGAGAAATTTTTGCTATAAAACCCAAATCGTCGATGCTGGTGGCAGTCTTGTGACACCTGGCCTGGTGGACCCGCACACTCACCTTATCTTTTCTGGATGGCGGCAAAAGGAGCTTTCCCTCAAACTCAAAGGTATGAGCTATCTTGAGATCCTAAAGATGGGCGGGGGGATCTTAAATACCGTAAAAAATACCCGCAGGGCAAGTTTAGAAGACCTGATACAAAATGGCAGGACTGCCCTGGACAGGATGATGACCCATGGCACTACCACCTGCGAGGTAAAGAGCGGGTATGGGCTGAATGTGGAAGACGAAATAAAATCACTGGAAGCTATCCGGGAGTTAAATAAGATTCATCCGATGGAGTTGGTGCCCACTTTTCTGGGCGCCCATGCTGTGCCGGAAGAATATAAAGGAAAAACAGGGGAGTATGTAGAATTAATAAATAAACAAATGATACCGAGAGTGGCCGGCGAGCATCTTGCAGAGTTTTGCGACGTTTTCTGTGAGCAAGGGGTATTCAGCGTGGATGAATCTCGAAAGATTCTGGAGTGCGGCAAAAATCACGGCCTAATCCCGAAGGTCCATGCCGATGAAATGACTTCACTGGGGGGAGCAAACCTTGCGGCAGAAGTGGGAGCCATTTCCGCCGACCACCTGATCCACGCCGGCGATGAGGGGCTTTGCGCCATGGCGGAAAAGAGTGTAGTAGCGGTACTTTTGCCGGGGACATCGCTCTTTTTAAACGAATCTTTTGCCCGGGCAAGGACCATGATAGAAATGGGAATCCCGGTAGCACTGGCCACCGATTTTAATCCCGGTTCATGCCCTACCGAATCCCTTCAGCTTGTGATGAATCTTGCGTGCATGAAATACAGGATGATACCGGAAGAGGTTCTCACTGCGGTGACCCTCAATGCCGCATCGGCCATAAACATGGCTTCTACCATCGGTAGCATCGAGCCGGGCAAACAGGCGGATATTGTGATATGGAATGCCCCGGACCTGGACTTTATCATCTACCACTTTGGGGTTAACCTGGTAAAAACAGTGATTAAAAAAGGAAAATTTACGGTCAACGACGGACAGGTAATATAA
- a CDS encoding helix-turn-helix domain-containing protein — MDDFIRDYARKGFLRDLLFNDITSVKDIWELQKKLNIEHLPNTVMVVTIDNYYSDTVNKSEIQKQAIRIRVYECLKRFAEKFDALVVNMEENLLAVLFWIEKDKASEVEYSMNTGACLKEQVEKETGISVSIGIGRRYKDILDLHISYKEALSACHHKFFLGKSQVIHIDNALPFSEDLGLYSVEVESQLSVRVLACDEEGAYNILRELMGDTLQQKAINPLTMKTRLIEIITTLMRVSVEAGADQENLAVLSGKCVEGILKSDTMTALQSLMQQAIKGIIQEVYQGRKRMNLEVFEKALNYIRDNFNRPITLEEVSDHVHISPYYFSHGFKNFTGMNFIDYVTKLRIDEAKKLLLTTDMNVGDIGKQVGYYDPNYFGRVFKNLVGMPPSKFKVSKKVRLDRIFSEG; from the coding sequence ATGGACGATTTTATACGAGATTATGCCAGAAAAGGTTTCCTCAGGGACTTACTTTTCAACGATATCACCAGCGTAAAAGATATATGGGAACTGCAAAAAAAATTAAATATAGAACATTTACCCAATACAGTCATGGTGGTAACTATAGACAACTATTATTCGGATACAGTAAACAAGAGTGAAATCCAAAAGCAAGCAATAAGGATAAGAGTGTACGAATGCTTGAAAAGATTTGCGGAAAAGTTTGATGCACTGGTAGTAAATATGGAAGAGAACTTGCTTGCAGTATTGTTCTGGATAGAAAAAGATAAGGCATCAGAAGTTGAATACAGCATGAACACAGGTGCTTGTTTGAAAGAACAGGTGGAAAAGGAGACCGGGATATCTGTTTCAATAGGTATAGGTCGGCGGTATAAAGACATACTGGACCTGCACATATCATACAAAGAAGCCCTTTCAGCCTGCCATCATAAATTCTTCCTGGGCAAAAGCCAGGTGATCCATATCGACAATGCGCTCCCCTTTTCAGAAGATCTGGGACTTTATTCCGTGGAAGTGGAATCCCAGCTCTCAGTGCGGGTGCTGGCCTGCGATGAGGAAGGAGCCTATAACATACTCCGGGAGTTGATGGGAGACACCCTGCAGCAAAAGGCTATAAATCCTTTAACAATGAAGACCCGGCTCATAGAGATTATAACCACTCTAATGAGGGTATCGGTGGAGGCCGGGGCCGACCAGGAAAATCTTGCGGTGTTGAGCGGCAAATGCGTGGAAGGAATTTTAAAGAGTGATACAATGACAGCCCTTCAAAGTTTGATGCAACAAGCCATAAAGGGTATCATTCAGGAAGTCTACCAGGGCCGCAAGCGCATGAACCTCGAAGTCTTTGAAAAGGCTTTAAATTATATCCGAGATAATTTCAACAGGCCCATTACCCTGGAGGAAGTGTCTGACCATGTCCATATAAGCCCTTATTACTTTAGCCACGGTTTCAAAAACTTTACCGGCATGAACTTTATTGACTATGTTACAAAGCTTCGCATAGATGAAGCCAAAAAGCTGCTTCTTACCACTGACATGAACGTAGGAGATATAGGAAAGCAGGTGGGATATTATGACCCCAACTATTTCGGCAGGGTTTTTAAGAACTTGGTGGGAATGCCCCCCAGCAAATTCAAGGTGAGCAAAAAAGTCCGCCTGGATAGAATATTTTCCGAAGGTTAA
- a CDS encoding urocanate hydratase → MLSNFDISKAMTVKLDDELPEMPDFVEGIRRAPARDFRLTKEQTKIALKNALRYVPEKYHEKLAPEFLNELLTRGRIYAYRFRPEGRIYGKPVDEYKGKCLAGKAFQVMIDNNLDFEVALYPYELVTYGETGSVCQNWMQYRLIKKYLEVLTEDQTLVIESGHPVGLFPSKPDAPRVIITNALMVGMFDNQDDWEIAEEMGVANYGQMTAGGWMYIGPQGIVHGTFNTLLNAGRLKLGIPHDKDLRGHLFVSSGLGGMSGAQAKAVEIAGGVGIIAEVDYSRIKTRKMQGWVSKVSSDFEEVFRIAHEYLQKKEPISIAYYGNIVDLLEYFVKNNIKVDLLSDQTSCHVPYDGGYCPQGLTFAERTRMLAEDREKFRELVNKSLRHHFELIKILVDRGTYFFDYGNSFMKAVFDAGVKEISKNGVDEKDGFIFPSYVEDIMGPELFDYGYGPFRWVCLSGKHEDLIKTDKAAMECIDPSRRGQDRDNYIWIRDAEKNNLVVGTQARILYQDAEGRVKIALKFNEMVRNGEIGPVMLGRDHHDVSGADSPFRETANIKDGSNVMADMATQCFAGNAARGMTLVTLHNGGGVGIGKAINGGFGLLLDGSQKTDNIIKSALLWDVMGGVARRSWARNPHSIETAVEFNKNYRGLGHITIPYIPDQKLIDEVVEKGLGESSK, encoded by the coding sequence ATGTTAAGCAATTTTGACATATCAAAGGCTATGACGGTAAAACTGGACGATGAGTTGCCGGAAATGCCGGATTTTGTGGAAGGGATAAGGAGGGCGCCGGCCAGAGATTTCCGCTTAACAAAAGAGCAGACAAAAATTGCCTTAAAAAATGCACTCCGCTATGTGCCGGAGAAATATCATGAAAAACTTGCTCCGGAGTTTTTAAACGAGCTTTTGACCCGGGGAAGGATCTATGCTTACAGGTTCAGGCCCGAAGGCAGGATCTACGGGAAACCTGTAGACGAATATAAAGGCAAATGCCTTGCGGGCAAGGCTTTTCAGGTCATGATAGACAATAACCTTGATTTTGAGGTGGCCTTATACCCCTATGAACTGGTGACATACGGGGAAACGGGCAGCGTGTGCCAGAACTGGATGCAGTATAGATTGATAAAGAAATATCTTGAAGTCCTTACCGAAGATCAGACCCTTGTCATCGAGTCGGGCCATCCCGTAGGACTTTTCCCTTCAAAGCCCGATGCCCCAAGGGTAATTATCACCAATGCCCTTATGGTGGGCATGTTCGATAACCAGGATGACTGGGAAATAGCTGAAGAAATGGGTGTGGCCAACTACGGGCAGATGACGGCAGGAGGTTGGATGTACATTGGTCCCCAGGGCATTGTCCACGGCACCTTCAACACCCTCTTAAACGCCGGAAGGTTGAAGCTGGGTATACCCCATGATAAGGACTTGAGAGGCCACCTGTTTGTGTCTTCAGGCCTGGGTGGCATGAGCGGTGCCCAGGCTAAAGCTGTGGAAATAGCCGGGGGTGTGGGCATCATAGCCGAGGTGGATTACTCACGGATTAAGACCCGCAAGATGCAGGGATGGGTGAGCAAGGTATCCTCCGATTTTGAAGAGGTATTCAGGATTGCCCATGAGTATTTACAGAAAAAAGAACCTATTTCCATAGCGTATTATGGAAATATTGTAGACCTTCTTGAATATTTCGTCAAAAACAACATAAAAGTTGATCTGCTGTCAGACCAGACTTCCTGCCATGTGCCCTATGACGGCGGCTACTGTCCTCAGGGGCTCACCTTTGCAGAGAGGACTAGAATGCTCGCCGAAGACAGGGAAAAATTCCGGGAGCTTGTGAATAAGAGTTTGAGGCATCACTTTGAATTGATTAAGATATTGGTGGACAGGGGCACTTATTTCTTCGATTACGGAAATTCCTTCATGAAGGCTGTGTTTGATGCAGGTGTTAAGGAAATTTCCAAAAACGGTGTGGATGAAAAAGACGGGTTCATATTTCCTTCCTATGTAGAGGATATAATGGGACCGGAACTCTTTGATTACGGTTATGGGCCTTTCAGATGGGTCTGCCTGAGCGGAAAGCATGAGGACCTCATAAAGACCGATAAAGCAGCTATGGAATGCATCGATCCCAGCAGGCGGGGCCAGGACCGCGACAATTATATCTGGATCCGCGATGCCGAAAAGAACAACCTGGTGGTGGGAACCCAGGCCAGGATTCTATACCAGGACGCCGAGGGAAGGGTGAAGATAGCTCTTAAGTTCAATGAAATGGTGAGAAATGGTGAAATCGGACCGGTAATGCTGGGAAGAGACCACCATGATGTGAGCGGTGCCGATTCACCCTTCCGGGAAACCGCAAATATCAAGGATGGAAGCAATGTCATGGCAGATATGGCCACCCAGTGCTTTGCAGGCAATGCCGCCAGGGGCATGACCCTTGTGACCCTGCACAATGGGGGCGGTGTGGGTATAGGTAAGGCTATCAACGGCGGTTTCGGACTGTTGCTGGATGGAAGCCAGAAAACCGACAATATCATAAAATCTGCCCTGCTCTGGGATGTCATGGGCGGTGTGGCCCGGAGGTCCTGGGCAAGGAATCCGCATTCTATAGAGACCGCTGTGGAATTCAATAAAAACTATCGTGGCCTCGGCCATATAACAATTCCTTATATTCCCGACCAAAAGCTTATTGATGAAGTTGTGGAAAAGGGGTTAGGAGAATCGAGCAAGTAG
- a CDS encoding folate family ECF transporter S component produces MRRITTRELVFMALLISLNIVLTRVASIRLSIGGVEGIRIGFGGFPVILAGIMLGPAAGGIVGAVGDIVGYYINPMGPYMPHFTLTAALTGIIPAMILAPVKKSIPSFWQLLLAISIGQIITSIILVPYFLQTLFKIPMSVTLPGRIIGQAIHVPVYALFTEVLLKRINMVLHYNTR; encoded by the coding sequence ATGAGAAGGATTACTACTCGGGAACTGGTCTTTATGGCCTTGCTGATAAGCCTTAATATTGTGCTGACACGGGTCGCCAGCATAAGGCTGAGTATTGGCGGTGTGGAAGGTATAAGGATTGGCTTTGGGGGTTTTCCGGTAATCCTTGCAGGAATCATGTTGGGTCCTGCAGCAGGTGGCATTGTGGGTGCCGTTGGCGATATAGTGGGGTATTACATCAATCCCATGGGACCATATATGCCTCATTTTACTTTGACAGCGGCCCTTACCGGCATTATTCCCGCCATGATACTTGCGCCGGTTAAAAAATCAATTCCCTCTTTCTGGCAACTTTTATTGGCAATCAGTATCGGGCAGATAATTACATCTATAATCCTTGTGCCATATTTCCTGCAGACGCTCTTCAAGATTCCAATGTCTGTCACGCTTCCGGGAAGGATTATAGGGCAGGCCATACACGTCCCGGTTTACGCCCTGTTCACGGAAGTGCTGCTGAAAAGGATAAATATGGTTTTACACTATAATACCCGATAG
- a CDS encoding cyclodeaminase/cyclohydrolase family protein, protein MLLSEYNIKDFISILASKEPAPGGGAASALVGAVGNALSSMVANLTLGKQKFQGKESLMQEILREGEELQKTLISLIDKDTEAFNQVAGVFKMPKDTEEQKAVRSKAMQKALKEATLVPFSIMEKSVSALRLHEKALGNSNPAAVSDLGVGALCLKTALQGGWLNVKINLNSIKDTDFVREYESKGQKLLDEGMKLADRIFQHVLENL, encoded by the coding sequence ATGTTACTTTCCGAATATAATATCAAAGATTTCATTTCCATCCTGGCTTCAAAGGAACCTGCCCCCGGAGGTGGAGCCGCATCGGCCCTGGTGGGAGCCGTGGGGAATGCCCTTTCCTCCATGGTGGCAAACCTCACTCTCGGCAAACAGAAATTCCAGGGAAAAGAGTCCCTTATGCAGGAGATATTGAGGGAAGGAGAAGAATTGCAGAAAACCCTGATTTCGTTGATTGATAAAGACACCGAAGCCTTTAACCAGGTGGCCGGGGTTTTTAAGATGCCCAAAGATACTGAAGAACAAAAAGCCGTAAGGAGTAAAGCCATGCAAAAGGCTCTAAAAGAAGCCACCCTGGTTCCATTTAGCATAATGGAAAAAAGCGTTTCAGCCCTACGCCTTCATGAAAAGGCCCTGGGCAACTCAAACCCCGCCGCTGTCAGTGACCTGGGGGTGGGGGCATTGTGCCTCAAGACCGCTCTCCAGGGTGGCTGGCTCAATGTAAAGATAAATTTGAACAGCATTAAGGATACTGATTTTGTCCGAGAATATGAAAGTAAAGGCCAAAAGTTATTAGATGAAGGAATGAAATTAGCCGATAGAATTTTTCAACATGTTCTTGAAAATTTATAA
- the ftcD gene encoding glutamate formimidoyltransferase, whose translation MSSIIECIPNFSEGRRPEVIEAIAEAIKSVDDIQLLNYSSDQSHNRSVFTFIGAPESVKEAAFKGAKKAAELIDMTKHRGEHPRMGAVDVIPFVPVKNITMQECVNLTKELGERIARELSIPVFLYEESATRPERRNLADIRRGEFEGMAEKIKDPAWAPDFGKAEIHPTAGVVAVGARMPLIAYNVNLSTSDINIARNIAKIIRESSGGLKCVKAIGVMLEDRNLAQVSINMTNYEKTSLYRVFELIRTEARRYGVHIVGSEIVGLTPMNALIDVAKFYLQLEGFDDKKQVLENYLL comes from the coding sequence ATGAGTTCAATTATAGAATGTATCCCAAACTTTAGCGAAGGCAGAAGGCCTGAAGTTATTGAAGCTATCGCCGAAGCCATAAAATCGGTGGATGATATTCAGCTTTTGAATTATTCTTCTGACCAGAGCCACAACCGCAGCGTTTTTACATTCATAGGGGCTCCGGAATCCGTTAAAGAGGCGGCTTTTAAAGGAGCCAAAAAGGCCGCGGAACTCATAGATATGACAAAACACAGGGGGGAACATCCCCGCATGGGTGCCGTGGATGTAATACCTTTCGTGCCTGTTAAAAATATTACGATGCAAGAGTGTGTAAATCTGACAAAGGAACTGGGCGAAAGGATTGCCCGGGAGCTTTCCATTCCTGTGTTTTTGTATGAAGAATCGGCCACCAGGCCCGAGCGCAGGAACCTGGCGGATATAAGGCGCGGGGAATTCGAGGGGATGGCCGAGAAAATAAAAGACCCCGCATGGGCACCGGATTTTGGAAAAGCCGAGATTCATCCTACTGCCGGTGTTGTTGCCGTTGGTGCCCGCATGCCTTTGATAGCGTACAATGTAAATTTAAGCACATCGGACATAAATATTGCCAGGAACATAGCCAAAATTATCCGGGAAAGCAGCGGAGGCCTTAAATGTGTAAAGGCCATAGGAGTAATGCTGGAAGACAGGAACCTGGCGCAGGTCTCTATAAACATGACCAACTATGAGAAGACTTCACTTTACAGAGTTTTTGAGCTAATTCGCACAGAAGCCAGGAGATACGGTGTCCACATTGTGGGCAGTGAAATCGTGGGGCTCACCCCCATGAATGCATTGATAGATGTGGCAAAATTCTACCTGCAGCTGGAAGGGTTCGATGATAAAAAGCAGGTGCTGGAAAATTATTTGTTGTAA